A window from Verrucomicrobiota bacterium encodes these proteins:
- the mpl gene encoding UDP-N-acetylmuramate:L-alanyl-gamma-D-glutamyl-meso-diaminopimelate ligase, whose amino-acid sequence MQNPFRSIHFIGICGTAMGAVAAALKDAGYDVTGSDENVYPPMSTFLEGKGIRIMQGFKPENLAHKPDLIVVGNAIKRSTEELEAVLEQKLYYLSLPEVLKQFFLRGRHNLVVTGTHGKTTTTSILSWIFEYAGKNPSYMIGGIPKNLSQGCIIRDSKHFILEGDEYDTAFFDKRSKFLHYLPELVIMNNLEFDHADIFSSLEDVKTTFKRLINIIPRNGMIVYNEDDENIRSIIDGAFSSLVSVGTSENAALQIQNCKYFSDRSEWTLKGLGNFKLRMIGEINIRNASMAIAAAHFYQIPVNIICEAVEKFEGIKRRQEVRGEVNGITIIDDFGHHPTAMKQTFTALHHRYPGRKVWAIFEPRSNTTRRNIFQKELAEALSMADGIFVSKVHLLEKIPVAERLNPEKVMEDIRAKGKPAFYEADADAIVAKAKSHIKPGDVVVVFSNGGFDGIHQKLIDTLK is encoded by the coding sequence GTTTATCCTCCTATGTCCACATTCCTCGAAGGCAAAGGAATCAGGATCATGCAGGGATTCAAACCTGAAAACCTCGCCCATAAACCCGACCTCATCGTCGTCGGTAACGCCATTAAACGGAGCACGGAAGAACTCGAGGCAGTATTGGAACAAAAACTTTATTACCTCTCCCTTCCTGAAGTCCTGAAACAATTTTTCCTCCGTGGAAGGCATAACCTCGTGGTAACCGGAACCCATGGCAAAACAACCACTACCTCGATCCTGTCTTGGATTTTCGAGTATGCGGGCAAAAATCCCAGCTACATGATCGGAGGAATCCCCAAAAACCTTTCCCAAGGTTGCATCATCCGTGACAGTAAACATTTCATCCTAGAGGGCGACGAGTATGACACCGCTTTCTTTGATAAACGCTCAAAATTCCTACATTATCTGCCTGAACTCGTCATTATGAATAATCTGGAGTTCGACCATGCCGATATATTTTCCTCTCTGGAGGATGTTAAAACAACATTTAAACGCCTCATTAATATCATCCCCCGCAACGGCATGATTGTTTATAATGAAGATGATGAGAATATCCGCAGTATCATCGACGGGGCCTTCTCCTCCTTGGTGAGTGTCGGCACTTCGGAAAATGCAGCCTTGCAAATCCAGAATTGTAAATATTTTAGTGACCGGTCGGAATGGACCCTTAAAGGTTTGGGAAATTTCAAACTCCGCATGATCGGTGAAATCAATATCCGCAATGCCTCCATGGCGATTGCCGCCGCTCATTTTTACCAAATTCCCGTGAATATCATCTGTGAAGCAGTAGAAAAATTCGAAGGGATCAAACGCCGCCAAGAGGTTCGTGGTGAAGTCAATGGCATTACGATCATTGACGATTTCGGGCACCATCCCACTGCCATGAAACAAACCTTTACCGCCCTGCACCACCGTTACCCCGGCAGAAAAGTCTGGGCGATCTTCGAACCGCGTTCAAATACCACCCGCCGGAATATTTTCCAGAAAGAACTCGCGGAAGCTCTCAGTATGGCAGACGGTATTTTTGTCTCCAAAGTCCACCTTCTCGAAAAAATCCCCGTCGCTGAACGCCTGAATCCCGAAAAAGTAATGGAAGATATCCGAGCAAAAGGAAAACCCGCTTTTTACGAGGCTGACGCTGACGCCATTGTCGCCAAAGCAAAATCTCATATTAAACCCGGCGATGTCGTCGTCGTATTCTCCAATGGCGGCTTTGACGGTATCCATCAGAAATTAATCGATACCCTTAAATAG
- a CDS encoding type II toxin-antitoxin system Phd/YefM family antitoxin, which translates to MSSMSALSIHAAKTHFSKLINRALAGEEIIVSKGKKPVVRIVPVEGAKSSRTPGRGKGLVKWISEDFDAPLVEFEDFMK; encoded by the coding sequence ATGTCATCAATGTCCGCATTGAGCATTCACGCGGCGAAAACACATTTCTCAAAACTCATCAATCGCGCTCTTGCCGGGGAGGAAATCATTGTTTCCAAAGGCAAAAAACCCGTTGTCCGAATCGTCCCTGTAGAAGGAGCCAAAAGCTCAAGGACTCCCGGACGTGGAAAAGGGTTGGTTAAATGGATTTCAGAGGATTTTGATGCGCCGTTGGTTGAATTTGAAGATTTCATGAAATAA